In Lemur catta isolate mLemCat1 chromosome 1, mLemCat1.pri, whole genome shotgun sequence, one DNA window encodes the following:
- the LOC123642740 gene encoding keratin-associated protein 6-2-like, with translation MCCNYYGNSCGYGCGYGCGYGSGYGCGYGSLYGCGYGTRYGCGYGSGYGCGYGSGYGCGYGSGYGCGYGSGYGCGYGSGYGCGYGSSSGYCGYRPFCFRRCYSCC, from the coding sequence ATGTGTTGCAACTACTACGGCAACTCCTGTGGCTATGGCTGTGGCTATGGCTGTGGCTATGGCTCTGGCTATGGCTGTGGATACGGCTCCCTTTACGGCTGTGGTTATGGAACCAGATATGGCTGCGGATACGGCTCTGGCTACGGCTGTGGATATGGCTCTGGCTACGGCTGTGGGTACGGCTCCGGCTATGGCTGTGGATATGGCTCTGGCTACGGCTGTGGGTACGGCTCCGGCTATGGCTGTGGATATGGCTCGTCTTCTGGCTACTGTGGCTACCGGCCATTTTGCTTTAGAAGATGTTATTCTTGCTGCTAA